TAATTGCTATGATAGTAGCAATTTACTTTGTAACTGGGAGTTTCAATATACAAGACATTTTAAAACACAATAGCTTTCTAATATTAGATTTACCGTTTATCTTCATAGCATTCAGCTATGTTTTAACAATTAAGTTTCGAAAATCTCCGTTTGATTTGTCAACCTCACACCATGGTCATCAGGAACTTGTAAAAGGTATTACAACAGAGTTTGCAGGACCTGTTCTTGGCTTGATTGAACTTGGTCACTGGTACGAACTTGTACTTTTGCTTCTTTTTGTATGGCTATTTTTTGCAAAAAATATCTTTGTGGCAATAGCAGCAATTTTGATTTGCTACTTTTTAGAGATTGTTATTGACAATATCTCAGCAAGGCTTACATGGAAGATAATGTTACAGCTTACTTGGTCAGTGGCATTTGGTTTTGCGCTTGTTAATCTCATTTGGGTATATATAAAGTATAGGTTATTATAAAAAACAGGGGTGAAAATAAAAAGTGTTATTTAGAAAGGCATTGAAAAAGTCTCCATGGATTGTTCACTATGATTGTAACAGCTGCAACGGCTGTGATATAGAAATACTGGCAACGTTAACACCTGTATATGACGTTGAAAGATTTGGAATTATAAATGTAGGTAATCCCAAACATGCTGATATATTGGTTGTGTCAGGTTCTGTTAACCACAGAAATGCAAGAGTTTTAAAGACAATATATGAACAGATGCCACATCCAAAAGCTGTTGTAGCAATTGGAGCATGTGCGTGC
The sequence above is drawn from the Caldicellulosiruptor bescii DSM 6725 genome and encodes:
- a CDS encoding respiratory chain complex I subunit 1 family protein yields the protein MKQALIVLASVVLSPIIGGLLTGIDRKITARMQNRFGPPILQPFYDLFKLFSKETIVVSNTQILYAFLFLVFNIVAVVMFLLKMDLLLILFILAFATTALILGAMATNSPYSRIGAHRELISVLAYEPVLIAMIVAIYFVTGSFNIQDILKHNSFLILDLPFIFIAFSYVLTIKFRKSPFDLSTSHHGHQELVKGITTEFAGPVLGLIELGHWYELVLLLLFVWLFFAKNIFVAIAAILICYFLEIVIDNISARLTWKIMLQLTWSVAFGFALVNLIWVYIKYRLL
- a CDS encoding NADH-quinone oxidoreductase subunit B family protein, giving the protein MLFRKALKKSPWIVHYDCNSCNGCDIEILATLTPVYDVERFGIINVGNPKHADILVVSGSVNHRNARVLKTIYEQMPHPKAVVAIGACACSGGIFKECYNTLGGADTVVPVDVYVPGCAPRPEAIMEGILKAAQLLEEKKKNMKKGEILNVAKS